From the genome of Candidatus Nitrosocosmicus oleophilus, one region includes:
- a CDS encoding DUF4443 domain-containing protein: MVNTLKAISSRYAPSRILSFNSAHVFKTLQLLKRDGHVSRLLLINELGLGEGSIKTLIKHLKMEKLILTTQKGTTMTERGEKIFEEMSQYICSETQVPKSSISIAEYNHAILLRNLKFAIKRGVEQRDAAIKVGAKGATTLLYNNGKFLIPGSKFNALKEEKAIEKLLKDNLKPIENDIIVIGSDDNSYITAELASKSAALQTLENHEDHKGLEFIIR, translated from the coding sequence GTGGTCAATACCCTAAAAGCCATATCTAGTAGATACGCACCTAGTAGAATTCTTTCTTTCAACTCTGCCCATGTATTCAAGACACTACAACTATTAAAAAGGGATGGGCACGTTAGTAGACTTTTATTGATTAATGAGCTGGGTTTAGGAGAAGGCTCCATAAAGACTTTGATAAAGCATCTTAAAATGGAAAAATTAATTCTTACAACTCAAAAGGGAACGACGATGACTGAAAGGGGGGAAAAGATTTTTGAAGAGATGTCACAATATATTTGCTCTGAAACACAAGTACCCAAAAGCTCGATATCGATTGCTGAATATAATCATGCCATTCTTTTAAGAAATTTGAAATTTGCTATTAAGCGAGGCGTTGAGCAAAGGGATGCAGCAATTAAAGTAGGAGCAAAAGGAGCTACGACACTCCTGTATAACAATGGGAAATTTCTTATCCCGGGTTCTAAATTTAACGCTCTAAAAGAAGAAAAAGCTATAGAGAAGTTGTTGAAAGACAATCTAAAGCCCATAGAAAACGATATCATCGTGATTGGAAGCGATGACAATAGCTACATAACTGCTGAGCTTGCATCTAAATCTGCTGCACTTCAAACGCTCGAAAATCATGAAGATCATAAGGGATTAGAATTTATCATTAGATAA
- a CDS encoding ChuX/HutX family heme-like substrate-binding protein: MSTIFEELVKDVILLDDIMLSIRSDGAIAEVRLEKNTPFRIKEPWATIGDEKGAWHVHVNIQETKEAKFIIESSEDGRKRYSIRFFNSENRLVMRVNFTKMYNAENEVIKESLTRYENLFAKYGKKETIVLQP, from the coding sequence GTGAGTACCATTTTCGAGGAATTAGTAAAAGATGTAATTTTACTTGATGACATTATGTTATCGATAAGAAGTGATGGTGCAATAGCAGAGGTCAGACTGGAAAAAAATACTCCATTTCGAATTAAGGAACCATGGGCTACTATAGGAGATGAAAAGGGGGCATGGCATGTTCACGTCAATATCCAAGAAACAAAAGAGGCCAAGTTCATCATTGAATCAAGCGAAGATGGTCGAAAAAGATACAGTATTAGATTCTTTAACTCTGAAAATAGATTAGTCATGCGTGTGAATTTTACGAAAATGTATAATGCAGAAAATGAGGTAATTAAGGAAAGTTTAACAAGATATGAAAATTTATTCGCAAAATACGGGAAAAAAGAAACAATAGTGTTACAACCCTGA
- a CDS encoding cupin domain-containing protein translates to MNVNNSNNLSHSSNDDDKSFQQFDLDGIDFNIVLSGNKTGGKYSLLELHFSTEKENEVPLHLHSRETLVIYILEGNFSFKYGNEKIDGNQGTLLKFEKDIPHSYRKTGKTPGRLLILFFPAGFENFFLDLGLNQSKMKQSREEDQVLLHVLEKKYGGKFVFG, encoded by the coding sequence ATGAATGTAAATAATTCCAATAATTTATCACATTCTTCAAATGACGATGATAAGTCATTTCAACAGTTTGATTTAGATGGTATAGATTTTAACATAGTATTATCAGGAAATAAAACAGGTGGAAAATATTCATTGCTTGAATTGCACTTCTCGACAGAAAAAGAAAACGAAGTCCCCTTGCATCTGCATAGTAGAGAAACCCTAGTAATTTATATCCTTGAAGGAAACTTTTCCTTTAAATATGGTAACGAGAAAATAGATGGAAATCAAGGAACTCTTTTAAAATTTGAAAAAGATATCCCACATTCATATAGAAAAACTGGAAAAACTCCAGGACGATTGTTAATATTATTTTTTCCTGCAGGCTTTGAAAACTTTTTCCTAGATTTAGGACTTAACCAAAGCAAAATGAAACAGTCTCGCGAAGAGGATCAGGTTCTATTACATGTATTGGAAAAAAAATATGGTGGAAAATTTGTGTTTGGATAG
- a CDS encoding zinc-binding dehydrogenase, which yields MKAAVFREHDKDPEKVVKIEDIEVPKLKPDEVLIKVEATSYNYNDLWAIWGRPIKVPMPHVSGTDISGTVVELGEQVTSLEKGDRVVSHGNLSCRICSMCTSGREYDCEKRLVWGFQTGPLWGGYCQYAHLPEVNVAKISDNISFEDAAAVSMVGMTSWHMLVDRARMKPGQTVLIMGGTSGVGMVGIQIAKLYDCTVIASAGNQQKMDKCLELGADFVVNHRQEDWYKKVRDMTQKKGVDIVFEHIGKTVFPQEVSLLKMGGTLVSTGATTGYDSTIDLRYLFFRGINIVGATQGTKAELEEVLFWTSKKKIKPLINAVLPFSEMVKGHLMMARGDQIGKTITTPQKL from the coding sequence ATGAAGGCGGCAGTTTTTCGCGAACATGATAAAGACCCCGAGAAGGTTGTAAAAATAGAGGACATTGAAGTCCCAAAATTAAAACCTGATGAAGTCTTGATAAAAGTTGAAGCAACTTCATACAATTATAATGACTTGTGGGCTATCTGGGGGAGGCCAATTAAAGTTCCAATGCCCCATGTTTCGGGGACGGATATTTCGGGGACTGTGGTGGAATTAGGTGAACAAGTTACATCTCTTGAGAAGGGAGACAGGGTCGTATCCCACGGAAACCTAAGTTGCAGAATTTGTAGTATGTGTACATCAGGTAGAGAATATGATTGTGAAAAAAGATTAGTTTGGGGTTTTCAAACTGGTCCTCTATGGGGAGGATACTGTCAATATGCTCATCTACCAGAAGTCAATGTAGCAAAAATAAGCGACAACATATCATTTGAGGACGCAGCAGCGGTCTCGATGGTAGGAATGACCTCCTGGCACATGCTAGTTGATAGAGCCAGAATGAAACCAGGGCAGACAGTTTTGATAATGGGTGGAACAAGTGGCGTAGGAATGGTAGGTATTCAAATTGCAAAACTATACGATTGCACTGTCATTGCAAGTGCAGGCAACCAACAGAAAATGGATAAATGTTTAGAACTCGGCGCAGATTTTGTCGTAAACCACAGACAAGAAGATTGGTATAAGAAAGTAAGAGACATGACTCAAAAAAAGGGAGTTGATATTGTGTTTGAACACATAGGTAAAACCGTATTTCCACAAGAGGTATCCCTTTTAAAAATGGGAGGAACATTGGTATCTACAGGGGCTACTACAGGTTATGATTCCACGATAGATCTGAGGTATCTTTTCTTTAGAGGAATAAACATAGTGGGTGCAACACAAGGTACCAAAGCGGAGCTTGAGGAGGTTTTGTTTTGGACTTCAAAGAAGAAAATTAAACCATTGATAAACGCAGTGCTACCATTTAGTGAAATGGTAAAAGGACACCTGATGATGGCTAGAGGAGATCAAATAGGTAAAACTATCACGACACCGCAAAAACTCTAA
- a CDS encoding helix-turn-helix transcriptional regulator, whose protein sequence is MFSTASFNINECIDRFEMQQLADLLFILASLDRLTLLSEIDMNKQRLSQINSKISATPQEASKHLMRLRNAEIIEKDSEGFFNLTSFGKIILRLLPGLEFASNNREYFLYHDLSLLPLEFNERLGELCDSEFTDRVGPLLSYIQQTVTEAEEYIWLMADHPIGGDEYVGGKKLEISNVKWRVIIPRGTDFDETTLRSPPLLTKHKGRIEYALIADSNDIKAGIVLNEKRAGVSFPDMTGKLDFNSGFRSNDPLFHKWCFDLFNFYWNKATRKVVV, encoded by the coding sequence ATGTTTTCAACGGCATCGTTTAATATCAATGAATGTATTGATAGATTCGAAATGCAGCAATTAGCTGATCTTTTATTCATTCTTGCAAGTTTGGACAGATTAACCCTGCTTTCTGAAATAGATATGAACAAACAAAGACTTTCGCAAATTAATTCCAAAATTTCTGCTACCCCCCAAGAGGCTTCCAAACATCTCATGAGATTACGCAATGCAGAAATAATAGAAAAGGACTCAGAGGGATTTTTTAATCTTACATCATTTGGTAAAATAATATTAAGGTTACTACCCGGACTAGAATTTGCAAGTAACAATCGGGAATATTTCTTGTACCATGATTTGTCACTTCTTCCATTGGAGTTCAATGAACGACTTGGGGAGTTATGTGATTCAGAATTTACAGACAGAGTAGGACCTCTTTTATCATATATACAACAAACAGTAACCGAAGCGGAAGAATACATCTGGTTAATGGCAGACCACCCTATTGGAGGTGACGAATACGTAGGAGGAAAGAAACTAGAGATTAGTAACGTAAAATGGAGAGTAATTATCCCAAGGGGAACCGATTTTGATGAAACAACTCTCCGATCCCCACCACTATTGACAAAGCACAAGGGAAGAATTGAATATGCATTGATCGCAGATTCAAATGATATTAAAGCAGGCATCGTGTTAAACGAAAAAAGAGCCGGAGTGTCTTTTCCAGATATGACAGGAAAATTAGATTTTAATAGTGGGTTTAGGAGTAACGACCCGTTATTTCATAAATGGTGTTTTGATCTTTTTAATTTTTATTGGAACAAGGCAACAAGAAAAGTGGTGGTATAG
- a CDS encoding TMEM175 family protein: MLNNVKLDHVTSFGDAVFAFSITFIAISIQIPPLPDNLSELEVVSRMLQLIPQFEMYFTSFVVIGIFWIKYHLIFNKIKDSQSIMLWLNLILLFFVTLISFGTSLRFENQYTSTFVLYALILTATSSLLSLIWIHATRYNLLKDDNMTNRQKKLYIIQGIIPTLIFASSIGIAFINLQLAQYMWILIIPSQIFFKRKTHLN, translated from the coding sequence ATGCTCAATAATGTTAAACTAGATCACGTAACATCATTTGGAGACGCTGTATTTGCTTTTTCAATTACTTTCATAGCAATTTCCATACAAATACCGCCTTTGCCAGACAATCTTTCTGAACTGGAAGTTGTAAGCAGGATGCTTCAGCTTATCCCTCAGTTTGAAATGTATTTCACAAGCTTTGTTGTTATAGGAATTTTTTGGATAAAATATCATTTGATTTTCAACAAGATAAAAGATTCTCAAAGTATAATGTTGTGGCTCAACCTTATCCTATTGTTCTTTGTTACTTTGATATCATTTGGAACTTCACTTAGATTTGAAAATCAATACACATCAACTTTTGTCCTTTATGCACTCATCTTGACTGCTACCAGCAGTTTACTTTCGCTAATATGGATTCACGCAACCAGATATAATTTATTGAAAGACGATAATATGACAAACCGTCAGAAAAAATTATACATAATTCAAGGAATTATCCCTACGCTAATATTTGCTAGTTCTATTGGAATTGCGTTTATAAATTTGCAACTTGCACAATATATGTGGATTCTAATTATCCCATCACAGATATTTTTTAAGAGAAAGACTCACTTAAATTAA
- a CDS encoding DsrE family protein has translation MTLSHMIETSLGAIKFKFNSSISMLLIFGFVISFYTTASVIFFNDVRSFSNPSVPSVFAQEANKTKLVYHLSSDEPWRSTIAILDSQTMLKMGYNVTLMLSIEGVQIGVKNPHHYLGLEPLTKNVSDFINNGGNVVICEVCLKIAGYNNSDIIKGSIIGSPALMANLLNKTTVVDY, from the coding sequence ATGACCTTATCTCATATGATTGAGACCAGTCTAGGCGCAATTAAATTCAAATTTAATTCATCTATTTCCATGCTTCTTATCTTTGGATTTGTGATCTCTTTTTATACAACCGCTAGCGTGATTTTTTTTAACGATGTACGTTCTTTCTCTAATCCCTCTGTGCCTTCTGTATTTGCACAGGAAGCTAATAAAACCAAGCTTGTTTACCATCTAAGTAGTGATGAACCTTGGAGGTCTACTATTGCTATATTGGATTCTCAAACCATGTTAAAAATGGGTTATAATGTGACTTTGATGCTCAGTATAGAGGGTGTACAAATAGGAGTAAAGAATCCCCACCATTATCTGGGATTAGAACCTTTGACAAAAAATGTATCTGATTTTATTAATAATGGGGGAAACGTTGTGATTTGTGAAGTATGCTTGAAAATAGCCGGATATAATAATTCTGACATAATAAAAGGATCCATAATCGGATCCCCTGCTTTAATGGCTAATTTGCTAAATAAAACTACTGTAGTCGATTATTAG
- a CDS encoding DNA-formamidopyrimidine glycosylase family protein, giving the protein MSEGPEVKITADKIWNALSGKRIANILHNKIDSSLEDKIIGSSTEYVKTFGKNIVIKFSSGVYLRNHMMMWGKWRIYERDEYESGTAKSPPRSSYTKLKHKNTDKIQVKREEVSDVRKDSRTRLTIITLDKVLVQFNGPVLQFSLNDPATMEPIASLGPDAMSPNYDKDTVMDIMKSKSKNTGMIISNALLDQKILSGIGNKYKSEILFLNNTYPFEKVTTFSNDELNRLVMDVPRILKFGYQNSGRTRRPKTTDKEKISWDTTHWVFRRSGKPCWICGSKIVSERKLTARPTFWCPNCQPIKVH; this is encoded by the coding sequence ATGTCAGAGGGGCCCGAGGTAAAGATTACTGCAGACAAGATATGGAATGCGCTATCGGGAAAAAGAATTGCTAATATTTTGCATAACAAAATTGACAGTAGTCTGGAAGATAAAATAATTGGATCCTCTACAGAATATGTGAAGACATTTGGAAAAAATATTGTCATTAAATTTTCATCTGGGGTTTATCTAAGGAATCACATGATGATGTGGGGAAAATGGCGAATTTATGAAAGAGATGAATATGAAAGTGGGACTGCAAAATCACCACCTCGTTCCTCCTATACAAAACTCAAGCACAAAAACACAGATAAAATCCAGGTAAAGAGAGAAGAGGTATCGGATGTAAGAAAAGACTCTCGGACTAGATTAACCATTATTACATTGGACAAGGTTTTGGTTCAGTTTAATGGCCCCGTATTGCAATTTTCATTGAATGATCCTGCAACTATGGAACCTATCGCATCATTAGGCCCTGATGCAATGAGCCCTAATTATGACAAAGATACAGTAATGGATATTATGAAATCAAAATCTAAAAATACAGGAATGATAATCTCAAATGCCTTATTAGATCAGAAAATTTTGAGCGGAATCGGAAACAAGTATAAGTCAGAAATTTTATTCTTAAATAATACCTATCCTTTTGAAAAAGTGACAACATTCTCTAATGATGAATTGAATAGACTTGTGATGGATGTACCCAGAATATTAAAATTTGGATATCAAAATAGCGGTAGAACAAGAAGGCCCAAGACCACGGATAAAGAAAAGATCTCATGGGATACCACACATTGGGTATTTAGAAGATCTGGAAAACCTTGTTGGATATGTGGTTCCAAAATTGTATCAGAAAGAAAATTAACAGCAAGGCCAACTTTTTGGTGTCCTAATTGTCAACCAATCAAAGTCCACTAA
- a CDS encoding ATP-dependent DNA ligase — translation MTNDIHYKVSYFSALVESCESIRSTTSKNKKVDLIVQYISGLDDDSLPIAVLFLSGKIFPKGSIYNLNVGFRTILQSLLEISRLDQTDVMRLHLEHGDMGTIAEYAISNKKIVTLFNSVETLEEKPTLKEIYDQFKKIANLRGPRSNNDKKNILKGLLLRCSPLEAKYLVKIISNEMRIGSYDGLIEIAIAKAFEKNVESIREAMLMSGDIANVALLSKRDELNLVTIKPYVPMSFMLADVMFTAEEIVKYFDRPLLCEYKYDGIRVQMHKFGNVCKLYSRNLADISYAFPELTHSALDVRIKKAKTRPKKHDVHPDKSDADNIDRDDINFILDGELIAFKDDRPLPFQELQKRLRRKSMTNTILSEIPICYVVYDIMLYDQRQVIKDTLKSRKRLLTNFQFKDSIISIAQSKAVSSVDEITNRFQKSRNEGHEGLVIKDPLSQYYPGKRGKYWIKLKEELDTIDAVVVIAEYGHGKRAGTLSDYTLAVKDYATSIVDNQLASENGENVFGDLKIIGKAYSGLSNKEIDYMTRKLRSIIIRDEGSKIIVKPEIVLEISFDTIQQSDRHNSGYALRFPRIKNIRYDKELKDIDELEKIDTIYQNQFHIKNKSKP, via the coding sequence TTGACAAATGATATTCATTACAAGGTATCTTACTTTTCTGCCTTGGTTGAGTCGTGTGAATCAATAAGGAGTACGACAAGCAAGAATAAAAAAGTCGATTTAATCGTACAATATATTTCAGGTTTGGATGACGATTCTCTACCTATCGCGGTTCTATTTTTGTCTGGAAAGATTTTCCCAAAGGGATCAATTTATAATCTAAATGTAGGGTTTAGAACAATACTACAGTCTCTGTTAGAAATCTCTCGATTAGATCAGACAGATGTTATGCGGCTTCATTTAGAACATGGTGATATGGGTACTATTGCCGAGTATGCAATTTCTAATAAAAAGATAGTAACACTTTTCAATAGCGTAGAAACTCTAGAAGAAAAACCAACTTTAAAGGAAATATATGATCAGTTTAAAAAGATAGCCAATCTTAGAGGTCCCAGGTCTAACAACGACAAAAAAAATATCTTAAAAGGATTGCTTTTAAGATGCTCACCTTTGGAGGCTAAATACCTTGTAAAAATAATATCCAATGAAATGCGTATAGGTTCCTATGACGGTCTTATAGAAATAGCCATTGCAAAAGCATTTGAAAAAAATGTCGAGAGTATACGAGAAGCGATGTTGATGTCAGGAGACATTGCAAATGTTGCTTTATTGTCAAAAAGAGATGAGTTAAACTTAGTAACGATTAAACCATATGTCCCTATGAGTTTCATGTTGGCTGATGTCATGTTTACTGCAGAAGAGATTGTCAAATATTTTGACAGGCCGCTCCTTTGTGAATATAAATATGATGGTATTAGAGTACAAATGCACAAATTCGGAAATGTTTGTAAACTCTACTCTCGAAATCTTGCCGATATTTCATATGCATTTCCAGAATTAACTCACTCTGCCTTGGATGTAAGAATAAAAAAAGCAAAAACAAGACCAAAAAAGCATGATGTACATCCTGATAAGAGTGATGCCGATAACATCGATCGGGACGATATTAATTTCATTTTAGATGGTGAACTAATAGCTTTCAAGGATGACAGACCACTACCATTTCAAGAACTACAAAAGCGGTTGAGAAGAAAAAGCATGACAAACACCATTTTATCTGAAATACCAATTTGTTATGTTGTATATGACATAATGCTCTATGATCAAAGACAGGTAATCAAAGATACTCTTAAATCTAGAAAGAGATTGTTAACAAATTTTCAATTTAAAGACTCTATAATTTCTATTGCTCAAAGCAAGGCGGTTTCATCTGTGGATGAAATAACTAATAGATTTCAAAAAAGTAGAAATGAAGGACATGAGGGATTGGTCATTAAGGATCCTTTATCACAGTATTATCCTGGTAAGAGAGGAAAATATTGGATAAAATTGAAGGAGGAGTTAGATACTATTGATGCGGTAGTAGTAATTGCTGAATATGGTCATGGAAAACGAGCAGGAACACTTTCAGATTATACTTTGGCAGTAAAAGATTACGCCACTAGTATTGTCGACAATCAATTAGCATCGGAAAACGGGGAGAATGTTTTTGGTGATCTGAAAATAATAGGTAAGGCATATTCAGGTCTATCCAATAAAGAAATTGATTACATGACCAGAAAATTAAGGTCCATCATAATAAGAGATGAAGGTAGTAAGATTATTGTAAAGCCCGAAATTGTTCTAGAAATCTCCTTTGATACTATTCAACAAAGCGATCGACACAACAGTGGATATGCTTTACGTTTTCCTAGGATAAAAAACATCAGATATGACAAAGAACTAAAAGACATTGATGAATTAGAAAAAATTGATACAATATATCAAAATCAATTTCATATAAAAAACAAAAGTAAACCATGA
- a CDS encoding SDR family NAD(P)-dependent oxidoreductase, protein MNNNNQDNEGVPKSGERVAVITGSSRGIGRAIALNFAKSKEYSSIVINSRRIDEAELVVQEIKKH, encoded by the coding sequence ATGAATAACAATAATCAAGATAATGAAGGTGTACCAAAGTCGGGAGAAAGGGTAGCAGTAATAACAGGTTCTAGTAGGGGAATAGGCAGAGCAATTGCTTTAAATTTTGCAAAATCAAAGGAATATTCATCCATAGTAATTAATTCAAGAAGGATAGATGAAGCCGAGCTAGTAGTACAAGAAATAAAAAAACACTAG
- a CDS encoding SDR family oxidoreductase, with product MPGDVSQEKDCIRLIDETVDKFQRLDVLVNNAGIQKDIPLTETTLQDWYNIISVDLTGPFICSREAVKQMKVQNNPCGGCIINISSVHQIIPRPHYVAYATSKGGIEMMTKTMALELATDNIRVNIVAPGAIDTDMNINLRTNVEERENTLRKIPMGRIGKDEEVANVVEFLASHKASYITGSTVIVDGGMTLYPSFILDYDHNSIHIFPKGSM from the coding sequence ATCCCCGGAGATGTTTCACAAGAGAAAGACTGCATAAGATTGATTGATGAAACAGTAGATAAATTTCAAAGATTGGATGTATTAGTCAATAATGCTGGGATTCAAAAGGACATTCCACTAACCGAAACAACTCTTCAGGATTGGTATAATATTATATCAGTAGATCTTACTGGTCCATTCATCTGCAGCAGAGAAGCTGTAAAACAAATGAAGGTCCAAAATAATCCTTGCGGCGGATGCATAATTAACATATCCTCTGTTCACCAGATTATTCCAAGACCCCACTATGTAGCATACGCAACCTCAAAAGGTGGAATCGAGATGATGACAAAAACCATGGCACTAGAGTTGGCTACCGACAACATCCGGGTAAATATCGTTGCTCCGGGCGCAATAGACACGGATATGAATATTAATTTGCGTACTAATGTTGAGGAACGTGAAAACACTTTAAGAAAAATACCCATGGGTAGAATAGGAAAGGACGAAGAAGTAGCAAACGTAGTGGAATTTCTTGCATCCCATAAGGCTAGTTACATAACAGGAAGCACTGTTATAGTTGATGGAGGAATGACCCTATATCCCTCATTTATTCTTGATTACGATCATAATTCCATCCATATTTTTCCAAAAGGTTCAATGTGA
- a CDS encoding dienelactone hydrolase family protein: MKKSTIITLLAIFIFPAYLIASTPTIHAQQTTGLSAMTLVSFGDNSSSTGANLQSIENKTVTYFGGNTTGYLVYPNQNQSSEKAKLPAVILIHENKGLNDYIKESANLLAKNGYVVLAVDLFNGEVVTNNSERSGELTGKIRENPNIAIENMKGAVSYLRSLDNVDPSKIASLGWCFGGQQSLQLAINSKDDPIAATIIYYGRLTNDSQAISNITAPVLGIFGGKDQSISVDSVKQFQKALNDTGVPNEIYVYPNVGHAFANPSNDNYAPTETADAWKKTLDFLGKYLQS; the protein is encoded by the coding sequence ATGAAAAAATCTACCATAATTACATTACTAGCAATTTTTATATTTCCTGCCTACTTGATAGCATCTACACCGACAATCCATGCTCAACAAACTACGGGTTTATCTGCTATGACTCTGGTGAGTTTTGGAGACAATAGTTCATCTACCGGTGCAAATCTTCAATCAATAGAAAACAAGACGGTAACGTATTTTGGAGGAAATACAACGGGCTATTTGGTTTACCCAAACCAAAACCAAAGCAGCGAAAAAGCAAAACTTCCTGCCGTCATTCTTATTCATGAAAACAAGGGATTGAATGATTATATCAAAGAATCAGCTAACCTACTTGCCAAAAATGGATATGTGGTACTAGCCGTGGATCTATTTAACGGCGAAGTCGTCACCAACAATTCAGAACGCTCAGGAGAACTAACTGGGAAGATAAGAGAAAACCCGAACATTGCGATAGAAAACATGAAAGGAGCTGTAAGTTATTTGAGATCCCTTGATAATGTCGACCCATCAAAAATAGCATCATTGGGTTGGTGCTTTGGAGGTCAACAGTCATTGCAATTAGCCATCAACAGCAAGGATGACCCTATTGCCGCCACAATTATCTATTACGGTAGACTAACCAACGATTCTCAAGCGATTTCGAATATTACAGCACCAGTTCTAGGAATATTCGGAGGTAAGGATCAATCAATTTCGGTTGACTCTGTAAAACAATTCCAAAAGGCTTTAAATGATACTGGAGTGCCAAACGAGATCTATGTTTATCCTAATGTTGGTCATGCTTTTGCAAATCCATCTAACGATAATTACGCTCCTACTGAGACAGCAGATGCATGGAAAAAAACTCTAGACTTTTTAGGTAAATATTTACAAAGCTAG
- a CDS encoding NAD-dependent formate dehydrogenase, protein MKIVAVLYPGGEIAKRTPAILGSAENALGLTNFLKDKGHEFIVLTDKEEELDKHISTTDILITTPFWPAYVTKERISKASNLKLILTAGVGSDHIDLAAAASSKITVAEITGSNVVSVAEQVVMHILALVRNYIPAYKQVIEGRWDIAEIASNAHDLEDKVVGIIGMGRIGQRVCERLKAFDVKMLYHDQIPLRTAEEFVLGVRYTPRDQIVEQADVITINTPLTPETDGMFNRDLLFKMKKGAYLVNTARGKIVDTHALVESLEEGHLAGYAGDVWYPQPATGDHPWRHMPNHAMVPHYSGTTLEAQNRYANGIKDCLMRFLENRPLEQQYLIVDKGGVVSPSYSYAFKK, encoded by the coding sequence ATGAAAATTGTTGCAGTGTTATATCCTGGAGGAGAAATAGCAAAAAGGACACCGGCGATTCTTGGTTCGGCAGAGAATGCTCTTGGCTTGACAAATTTTCTGAAAGATAAAGGACATGAATTTATTGTATTAACAGATAAAGAGGAGGAACTTGATAAACACATTTCTACTACTGATATTCTGATCACTACCCCCTTTTGGCCGGCCTATGTTACCAAAGAAAGAATTTCCAAAGCTTCTAACCTCAAGCTCATCTTAACTGCAGGCGTAGGATCAGATCACATAGATTTGGCTGCAGCAGCAAGTAGTAAAATAACTGTTGCAGAAATTACAGGTAGTAATGTGGTAAGTGTAGCTGAACAGGTTGTGATGCATATCTTGGCTTTAGTGCGAAACTACATACCAGCTTATAAACAGGTTATAGAAGGTAGATGGGATATAGCAGAGATAGCATCAAACGCGCATGATCTAGAAGACAAGGTTGTTGGAATTATCGGAATGGGAAGAATTGGACAAAGGGTTTGTGAAAGGTTGAAAGCATTTGATGTTAAAATGCTTTATCATGATCAAATTCCTCTACGGACTGCAGAAGAATTTGTGTTGGGTGTCAGATACACCCCTAGAGATCAGATCGTAGAACAGGCTGATGTGATTACAATAAATACGCCTTTAACGCCAGAGACCGATGGTATGTTTAATCGAGATCTACTTTTTAAAATGAAAAAAGGTGCATATCTTGTTAATACAGCTCGAGGAAAGATCGTAGATACTCATGCTCTTGTAGAATCTTTGGAGGAAGGTCATTTAGCAGGATATGCTGGCGATGTTTGGTATCCACAACCGGCCACAGGAGATCATCCTTGGAGACATATGCCTAATCATGCGATGGTCCCTCATTATTCTGGAACAACCCTCGAAGCACAAAACAGATATGCGAATGGAATAAAGGATTGTCTTATGCGGTTTCTAGAAAACCGTCCTCTTGAACAACAATACCTTATTGTCGATAAAGGTGGCGTGGTAAGCCCGAGTTACAGCTACGCTTTCAAGAAATAA
- a CDS encoding response regulator, with product MSLPHSVMVVDDEPEIANLYEEFLRKSGFISTCFIDPLLALEHYNQNPNRYSLIITDLCMPSLDGIRFAKRIREFDTKIKILLNTAFYFNEMPDTEEYREAKLTGLIQKPTRLSELRQRIIELLSK from the coding sequence ATGTCCTTACCCCATTCGGTCATGGTGGTGGACGATGAACCGGAGATCGCAAATCTGTATGAAGAATTTCTACGAAAGTCTGGTTTTATTTCGACTTGTTTCATCGACCCGCTACTTGCACTTGAGCACTACAACCAAAACCCTAATCGATACTCTCTTATTATCACGGATTTATGCATGCCTAGCCTTGACGGAATAAGATTCGCTAAAAGGATAAGAGAATTTGATACCAAAATAAAGATACTATTAAATACAGCATTTTATTTCAATGAAATGCCAGATACCGAAGAATATAGGGAAGCCAAACTAACTGGACTAATTCAAAAGCCTACAAGGCTCTCAGAATTAAGACAAAGAATAATAGAGTTGTTGTCGAAATGA